The window AACTCTTAATAAAACTGCACTAAAGGTGGAGtcacaatacaataaataaaatatattctcattttCGGATTATATTTATGAGATTTTGAAGACTTATTAATTGTAcagatttgttatttattttgatgtttaaatgtatatgtatttatttaatgtactagctgaacctgcggctttacttcTAAATTCCAAACCCCGTTTTGCCCCCATAGGGTTAGAATTtcataaaatccgttcttagcggatgtctacaccctataagaaaTGCCTGCCAAATTTCGAGGttgtagtttctgagatttcatgaTTTATCAGTGATTGGTATTCCGcttatatatactcgtatataaataacattatctacatatatagaTTACTATACGAGTATATAGGTATATCATACAAACAGGACAGTGAGTATGCTGCGTTTTCAATACAAATGTTCAAGTAAGTACTACTAGTAGTAGTTCCTTGTtagaaccttttttttatgttatacgtAGGCGGGGGTGCAAATGTgtaaaaattatctatatattctGCTTTATCCGTCTTTCCTCCTATTTCTCAATTATCTTCTGTTGTATTAACCTCTTGTTCAATATGACTCCAGTacctactttaatttataattacagtatCTCGATTCAAACAACTCGCTCTGCTGGTCTGTGAAATGTAGTTATactaaagaattattaaaatataataccttgCCTTATTGCacggtgacaggagggctggttcgtttttagcccagaggatcggaattgcgattcaacggggaaatgctgctagcattcttgtcaccattccaggcggtcaagatttatacagtaacttttttttaattcatatttttatatatatttaagcacttaatgttattaattcttatgttatttgtctattttttagctaaattaaaatatcatagatttattattattattaaatctatgtatatgtaatgtttttttttatctgtgcgtCAATCACTTTCATACTACAAACCAACGGTTACTACCTACTTTATTATACATGAACTAGCCTTTGCTAGTTTAAACACAATTATCAATTCGCATTTTAAATGAGCAATAAAAACGCCAAGTAaagataatacttttatattcttTTGACATAATTGACACAAACATAgaacaataaaattcaaaagattcGTTTTAATGCGCTTTTTCAGAAATCAGACTTAGGGGTTTTTTTCACGAAACGCCTTTACTTCGGGTATGGCCAACACCTTCTCTCGTAGTTTCTTGAAACTCGGATACTTCTTGTCTAAGTCAGATATGTGAAGTAACAACTTAAGACAGTCGTACATGCCAGCAAAAACAAAGTCTGCCCAAGTGAGCTGCaattcaataaaacatacatattagcCAATAAACAGACTCCGTCGTTTGGTTGAGTTGTTTGGGCCTGTTCATTTTTTGACGCAAATTTGTGCAATACAtctaccatttttttatttaaattagccaATAGCGGTTTACTATTTGggcacaaaataaaaatcacacaCAAAGTAAACTGTGCAAAACACTTTTAAACTCgagtatagtattattttaaaagagtttacgcaattaaattaaataaacattaatattctgCATAATTATAGCTGAACGGATTTTCAAACAAAAGCAAGcgcagaaaaacaaaaaaattattaacaataatatggTCTACAAAATGAAGCTAAATCATATTTATGCTTCTCTTCTTGAAATTGTTGAAATGGTAGTGACAACATTTTGGGCCTGAATGTTTATTGGTTTGACTAACTGAGACGGTTTATTGGTCTGTTCTTCCCTGGATTAGTATTTGAGCgggcaatattaaatatattaattttggtttGCAAGGAGAGACCAGTTTGAAGTGCAATATTCACTCCGCCGATCACCTCCGGCGCATCAAACGTACAGTTTACTCAGTGGACTAGGTCATTTATCTTGTAGAGATTTGAAATGGGTTACTCTTAATTCATAGCTTGCgtgataattttcataattatacataataagtgGGAACATACAGacgtaatttacaaaaaatgtgaCATTTATTTACACATTGATCAATTGATTGATTCTCAAGTCGTATGATATTTGTAAACTTGATTAAATACCTTTCCAAGAGCCATGTGCCCATCGTTTTTGGTGATTATGTCGTCTAACCTTTTCAACATAAATGGATAATGATTCTTTTCATTGTCTTCCTGCATCCTAGCCTTTGTATTTTTATCCGTTTCGTGGAAAGTCGCTGATGCCCCTGTAAAAGAATGACTTGCTgaatattgcaaatatattttataaacataattattgagtactttaatgtttaaacaaatttaatatattataaatcaaccAAAAGGCGCttagcgtttttttttcttacaaattaagactacaaataattaatcattaaaaaacgtaatatttacTGTTgcgaatatcattaaaaaattcaataatttggTCGATCTCGAAGTCTTCTTCGATGTCTTTGCCAGCCAGACCATACTTGCGGCCAAGGTAGCGAGCGATGGCGGTGCTCTGTGCATACTTTTTACCATCGATCTCAAGTACCGGCACTTGACCGAAGGGCATCACtgtaaatagttttacaaatatatcagaATAAACTCAAACTAGATGTCTTTAAATTCTCATAATCCCATTAGTTTAAGAGTCAAAatgttaattgaaaatatttttaaaattattaataattattaatatatattatctttatttaattatataaataacatcgaTTTATTTGTCTCAACAACTTGTTAAGCATCGTGTTCGTGGCCTTACTATGATTGATATCATAACAATTGAAATCTGAAGATTAAGACGTTTATATTGTTTTCTCACACAAAATCATACATAGTAcctataaaatgtatagaaaaaactataaattatagtaCTTTCATAGGATTTCTTACGGGAAGATTAATGAAATGtctgtttataatatagaaTGTAGTGCCATAGATGGACATACTAAACCTGGATTAGATTTCGTCACAAATAATACGCAAATTTCGACCACACGTGATTCTAGTTATAATAAcaacatacattttatgttaatatctttatttgatGATGTTACTAAAGATAAacgaaaatcatataaaatataattttatatgcctaaatttttaattgacgtTGAATTATACTAACATGGTTTTAATGCGGGCCAATCTTCCTTTTTCAACCTGCACTCTTCGAATTCCTGGTCGCCGTAGCCAAGTAATAGATGAATGCCCTCACCAACAGCCGTCCGGTTAAAGTAGTACAACTTGTACGTCGGCATCACtctaaaacacattaaaaatatgtcgAGATGACTAAAATACACTCGCCTAAGTTTCTGAATAAGGTTTTATACGATTACAAATTGTTTCACGATTTCGCTAATGTCTGAAACAGCTATGAATGTTTCATTGTTGGGAAACGTTTCATCTCCTTTTATtcagaaggttttggagctaaTTCTATACTGGCTGCTGGCTGGCACAGTGGCAAATTTTCATTCGACATCAACAGGTTGTCAAGCGCAAGCTGATTGTAATCTTCTAAATAAAGTTCTTACCTGATTGTTCATATCTCCATatactttcttttttattatttattgaaaatgttaaaaatatcgcCCGAGTAATGTCACGTCCAAAAAAAGAAGACGGTTACCTAAAAAGACACCTGGAATTTATCAATCTTTGGTCATGATTTGACGTGACCATTTTACTGGTGGCCTAAAAATCTTTAACTTGTTATGGTATCATGacgttattcaataaataagagATTTGCTTAAAAAACATATCGTGTCTGATATAAGAGAATGTGACCACGACGAGAAAATAAGACTATAATCGAACACAAGTGCATAGATTTTTTAACAGctgatggtaaatagtcaccTCTGcccataaaacatttatttaactatttcttacataactaatcgcgtcccttttgcctgtagttaaactggctcaatCGCACTTTAAACTGGAAAGCAGTACTTGTCTAccacgatttttttataattatatacaagaaGAGCCAGAGCCAGAGCAACATGACGCGCGTAACTTTTTAGTAAGTATAACCAAAAAGACCAGCACTCTTGTTTTCACCAGCACTGATAAAATAGATTGAGGTTTAGCTCGTCCGTCTAGTAGCTCGCTGTAAGAATAATTCgtacctattattaataaaaaaacattaatctagtcatcaaataaaatattaagcttttGGCAAACTGACTAACAAATTGATATTATGCTTTATAATTTCcctatataatgttatttacccAATTATGTGACACTAGTTTTTACACATGGGTTTGGACCCATGTATTTTTCCGGGACAAAATCGAACTATAATCACTATTCAAACAACCTCCCCAAATCAGAACCGCAAAGAGAGTTGAAGACATTTTTTAGGTATAATATACAATCACGTTAAAGCCCCAAAAACCCTTATACCAGAACATAGAACCAGCTCTGTAATTAATATCATTCCAAATTCAATTCCTTgcaatttcttaaaattaatttgttacacTGTGGGAAAATTGTTGAATAAGGAAGCAAGCGAATGTGATTATAACATAATCCAACCGAACTAACTgaactataaaataactaagacTATGgacaataaacattattttttagaattaatatatcggtgtgttatgtttaaaaaacattaagggCATCAGATAACAATAGTAATAGTCAgacaaaatatcaatataacacATCAAACGCGAAGCGACGTCTCTGCAAAAAATCGCCAACGGAATT is drawn from Vanessa atalanta chromosome 16, ilVanAtal1.2, whole genome shotgun sequence and contains these coding sequences:
- the LOC125070057 gene encoding glutathione S-transferase 2-like isoform X2 → MPTYKLYYFNRTAVGEGIHLLLGYGDQEFEECRLKKEDWPALKPLMPFGQVPVLEIDGKKYAQSTAIARYLGRKYGLAGKDIEEDFEIDQIIEFFNDIRNRASATFHETDKNTKARMQEDNEKNHYPFMLKRLDDIITKNDGHMALGKLTWADFVFAGMYDCLKLLLHISDLDKKYPSFKKLREKVLAIPEVKAFREKNP
- the LOC125070057 gene encoding glutathione S-transferase 2-like isoform X1, with protein sequence MCFRVMPTYKLYYFNRTAVGEGIHLLLGYGDQEFEECRLKKEDWPALKPLMPFGQVPVLEIDGKKYAQSTAIARYLGRKYGLAGKDIEEDFEIDQIIEFFNDIRNRASATFHETDKNTKARMQEDNEKNHYPFMLKRLDDIITKNDGHMALGKLTWADFVFAGMYDCLKLLLHISDLDKKYPSFKKLREKVLAIPEVKAFREKNP